The genome window GTTGGCCGAATCGAATGAAGAGGGAGAGTCCTCCATGGCGGACATGAATGTCCGCATATCTTCCCTACAATCCCACTCCCATCCCTTAAGGGATGTATCAAAAGAGGCTCGCCAGGGAAGCGTGGCGGAGCCGACTGCGCCTCGCAAGCGGACATTCGATCCCGCGGACGAACGCGAGATGATGGATTTGATGCTCGCGAACTCGGTGCTTCTGGCGAAGGCGATGAATCCGGCCGATCTCGCCGATCCGACCCCGCTAGCGGTGACCCGGGCGATCGCCTTCCTGTTGCGTGAACACGGGGTGTTCCGCGAGATACGGCCCGCATTGTTCGTGGCCGCATGCGACCGGCACGGCCTGGCCGCAGGGGCGGCAGCGCTGATCGCCTTCGAGCGCCCTGGGATTCGCAATCCGGTCAAATACTTGGCTGGTATGCTGCATAAGCCCAG of uncultured Alphaproteobacteria bacterium contains these proteins:
- a CDS encoding hypothetical protein (Evidence 5 : No homology to any previously reported sequences), with translation MGLPLFSNTDRAVMVELVESIWDASRWQSGDLIVHVSMYRLTSRCLIDDRQLRRVLKKLEAYGWLLRRYDARNRRQFSGGIDLRPLAARLDELVDADLAIERKIEMLKLQAKAEMDDRLEVEEAIAALAESNEEGESSMADMNVRISSLQSHSHPLRDVSKEARQGSVAEPTAPRKRTFDPADEREMMDLMLANSVLLAKAMNPADLADPTPLAVTRAIAFLLREHGVFREIRPALFVAACDRHGLAAGAAALIAFERPGIRNPVKYLAGMLHKPSLRMTIKESLRRMAYEPQPRKDN